The following proteins are co-located in the Pseudomonas antarctica genome:
- a CDS encoding peptide ABC transporter ATP-binding protein: MAVVLTARDLTRHYEVSRGLFKGHALVRALNGVSFELEAGKTLAVVGESGCGKSTLARALTLIEEPSSGSLKIAGQEVAGADKAQRKQLRKDVQMVFQSPYASLNPRQKVGDQLGEPLLINTNLSAAERREKVQAMMKQVGLRPEHYQRYPHMFSGGQRQRIALARAMMLQPKVLVADEPTSALDVSIQAQVLNLFMDLQQEFNTAYVFISHNLAVVQHVADDVMVMYLGRPVEVGPKDDIYARPLHPYTQALLSATPTIHPDPNKPKIKIVGELPNPLNPPPGCAFHKRCPYATARCSSEEPQLRALDNRQVACHYAEQFVA; the protein is encoded by the coding sequence ATGGCCGTCGTTCTTACCGCCCGCGACCTCACCCGTCACTACGAAGTGTCCCGTGGCCTGTTCAAGGGCCACGCCCTGGTGCGCGCGCTTAATGGCGTGTCGTTCGAGCTGGAAGCTGGCAAGACCCTCGCGGTCGTTGGCGAATCCGGTTGCGGCAAATCCACCCTGGCCCGTGCGCTGACACTGATTGAAGAGCCGTCTTCGGGTTCCTTGAAGATCGCCGGTCAGGAAGTGGCCGGCGCCGACAAGGCCCAGCGCAAGCAATTGCGCAAAGACGTGCAGATGGTGTTCCAGAGCCCGTATGCCTCGTTGAACCCACGCCAGAAAGTCGGTGATCAACTCGGCGAGCCGCTGTTGATCAACACCAACCTATCCGCCGCCGAGCGCCGCGAGAAAGTGCAGGCGATGATGAAGCAAGTGGGACTGCGCCCTGAGCATTATCAGCGCTACCCGCACATGTTCTCCGGCGGCCAGCGCCAGCGGATCGCATTGGCCCGCGCCATGATGCTGCAACCTAAAGTGCTGGTGGCGGATGAGCCGACGTCGGCACTCGACGTGTCGATCCAGGCCCAGGTGCTCAACCTGTTCATGGATTTGCAGCAGGAATTCAACACCGCCTATGTGTTCATCTCCCACAACCTGGCGGTGGTGCAACACGTTGCCGATGACGTGATGGTGATGTACCTCGGCCGCCCGGTGGAAGTGGGCCCCAAGGACGACATCTACGCCCGTCCCCTGCACCCGTACACCCAGGCGTTGCTGTCGGCTACCCCGACCATCCACCCGGACCCGAACAAGCCGAAAATCAAGATCGTCGGCGAACTGCCTAACCCACTGAACCCGCCGCCGGGTTGCGCCTTCCACAAGCGCTGCCCGTATGCGACCGCGCGGTGCAGCAGCGAGGAACCGCAATTGCGCGCCCTGGATAACCGCCAGGTGGCTTGCCACTACGCGGAGCAATTTGTGGCCTGA
- a CDS encoding ABC transporter ATP-binding protein yields MSLLEIKNLNVRFGDKTAVPVVDGLDISVDKGEVLAIVGESGSGKSVTMMALMGLIEHPGIVTADALNFDGKDMLKLSNRQRRQIVGKDLAMVFQDPMTALNPSYTVGFQIEEVLRLHLKMSGKQARKRAIELLEKVEIPGAASRMDAYPHQLSGGMSQRVAIAMAIAGEPKLLIADEPTTALDVTIQAQIMELLLALQKEQNMGLVLITHDLAVVAETAQRVCVMYAGQAVEVGQVPQLFDIPAHPYSEALLKAIPEHSLGATRLATLPGIVPGRYDRPQGCLLSPRCPYVQESCRAQRPGLDPKSNSLARCFYPLNQEVA; encoded by the coding sequence ATGTCACTGTTAGAAATCAAGAATCTCAACGTGCGCTTCGGCGACAAGACCGCCGTACCGGTGGTCGATGGCCTCGACATTTCCGTCGACAAAGGCGAAGTGCTGGCGATCGTTGGCGAGTCGGGTTCGGGTAAATCCGTGACCATGATGGCGCTGATGGGCCTGATCGAGCACCCCGGCATCGTCACCGCCGATGCCCTGAACTTCGACGGCAAGGACATGCTCAAGCTGAGCAACCGCCAGCGCCGCCAGATCGTCGGCAAAGACCTGGCAATGGTGTTCCAGGACCCGATGACCGCGCTGAACCCCAGCTACACCGTGGGTTTCCAGATTGAAGAAGTGCTGCGCCTGCACCTGAAAATGTCCGGCAAGCAAGCGCGCAAGCGTGCCATCGAACTGTTGGAAAAGGTCGAAATCCCAGGCGCTGCCAGCCGTATGGACGCCTACCCGCACCAACTGTCCGGCGGTATGAGCCAGCGTGTTGCAATCGCCATGGCGATTGCCGGTGAGCCGAAACTGCTGATTGCTGACGAACCGACCACCGCGTTGGACGTGACCATCCAGGCGCAGATCATGGAGCTGCTGCTGGCCCTGCAGAAAGAGCAGAACATGGGCCTGGTGCTGATCACTCACGACTTGGCCGTCGTGGCCGAAACCGCCCAGCGCGTGTGCGTGATGTACGCAGGCCAGGCCGTTGAAGTCGGTCAGGTGCCGCAGTTGTTCGACATTCCGGCGCATCCGTACAGCGAAGCGCTGCTCAAGGCGATCCCCGAGCACAGCCTTGGCGCCACGCGCCTGGCCACGCTGCCGGGTATCGTTCCCGGCCGTTATGACCGCCCACAGGGTTGCCTGCTGTCACCGCGCTGCCCGTACGTGCAGGAATCCTGCCGTGCCCAGCGGCCCGGGCTTGATCCGAAAAGCAACAGCCTTGCGCGCTGCTTCTACCCCTTGAACCAGGAGGTGGCGTAA
- a CDS encoding ABC transporter permease subunit: MTTPTQVSAVDQSLLYPSPYKEFWQAFSKNKGAVAGLLFMLLIVFCALFAPWVAPHNPSEQYRDFLLTPPAWLEGGQMQFLLGTDELGRDLLSRLIQGSRLSLLIGLSSVVMSLIPGILLGLFAGFFPRMLGPTIMRLMDIMLALPSLLLAVAIVAILGPGLINTVIAIAIVSLPSYVRLTRAAVMGELNRDYVTAARLAGAGLPRLMFITVLPNCMAPLIVQATLSFSSAILDAAALGFLGLGVQPPTPEWGTMLASARDYIERAWWVVSLPGLTILLSVLAINLMGDGLRDALDPKLKNAA; encoded by the coding sequence ATGACCACACCTACTCAAGTGTCAGCAGTCGATCAAAGCCTGCTGTATCCGTCCCCGTACAAAGAATTCTGGCAAGCCTTCTCCAAGAACAAAGGCGCCGTTGCCGGCCTGCTGTTCATGTTGCTGATCGTGTTTTGCGCGCTCTTCGCCCCTTGGGTTGCGCCGCATAACCCGAGCGAGCAATACCGCGACTTCCTGCTCACCCCACCGGCCTGGCTGGAAGGCGGGCAGATGCAATTCCTGCTGGGTACCGACGAACTGGGCCGTGACCTGCTCTCGCGCCTGATTCAGGGCTCGCGCCTCTCATTGCTGATCGGCTTGTCGTCGGTGGTGATGTCGCTGATCCCGGGCATCCTGCTGGGTCTGTTCGCCGGGTTCTTCCCGCGCATGCTTGGCCCAACCATCATGCGTTTGATGGACATCATGCTGGCCCTGCCGTCGCTGCTGCTGGCCGTGGCCATTGTCGCGATCCTCGGCCCTGGCCTGATCAACACCGTGATTGCGATTGCCATCGTGTCCTTGCCGTCCTATGTCCGTCTGACCCGCGCTGCGGTGATGGGCGAACTGAACCGCGACTACGTGACGGCCGCCCGCCTCGCCGGCGCCGGCCTGCCACGCCTGATGTTCATCACCGTGCTGCCTAACTGCATGGCGCCGCTGATCGTACAGGCCACCTTGAGCTTCTCTTCGGCGATTCTCGATGCTGCGGCCCTGGGCTTCCTTGGCCTTGGCGTACAACCGCCAACCCCGGAGTGGGGCACCATGCTGGCTTCGGCCCGTGACTACATCGAACGCGCCTGGTGGGTAGTGAGCTTGCCTGGCTTGACCATTTTGCTCAGCGTGCTGGCAATCAACTTGATGGGTGACGGCCTGCGCGATGCGCTGGACCCGAAACTCAAGAACGCCGCCTGA
- a CDS encoding ABC transporter permease subunit has translation MFSFIARRLGLLIPTFFGITLLTFALIRMIPGDPVEVMMGERRVDPEMHAQAMERLGLNKPLYAQYLDYVGKLAHGDLGESLRTRTSVWTEFTALFPATLELSMAALLFAGILGLLAGVIAALKRGSLFDHGVMGISLAGYSMPIFWWGLILIMFFSVSLGWTPVSGRIDLLYDIEPRTGFMLIDTLLADEPDAFFDALHHLILPAIVLGTIPLAVIARMTRSSMLEVLREDYIRTAKAKGLSPARVVFVHGLRNALIPVLTVVGLQVGTLLAGAVLTETIFSWPGIGKWLIEAIGARDYPVVQNGILLIACLVILVNFVVDILYGFANPRIRHQR, from the coding sequence ATGTTTAGTTTTATTGCCCGCCGATTGGGGTTATTGATCCCCACGTTTTTCGGCATCACGTTGCTGACGTTTGCGTTGATTCGCATGATCCCCGGCGACCCCGTCGAAGTCATGATGGGCGAACGACGAGTCGACCCCGAGATGCACGCACAGGCAATGGAACGCCTTGGTCTTAACAAGCCGCTGTACGCGCAATACCTGGACTATGTTGGCAAGCTCGCCCACGGCGACCTTGGCGAATCGCTGCGCACGCGCACCAGCGTGTGGACCGAATTCACCGCCCTCTTCCCGGCGACCCTGGAACTGTCCATGGCCGCCCTGTTGTTCGCCGGTATCCTGGGCCTGTTGGCCGGGGTGATCGCGGCCTTGAAACGAGGATCCCTGTTCGACCATGGGGTGATGGGCATCTCCCTCGCGGGATATTCGATGCCGATCTTCTGGTGGGGCCTGATCCTGATCATGTTCTTCTCGGTAAGCCTGGGCTGGACCCCGGTTTCCGGGCGTATCGACCTGCTCTACGACATCGAGCCGCGCACCGGCTTCATGCTGATCGACACCCTGCTGGCTGACGAGCCGGACGCATTCTTCGACGCCCTGCACCACCTGATCCTGCCGGCCATCGTGCTCGGCACCATCCCGCTGGCGGTGATTGCGCGGATGACCCGTTCGTCGATGCTCGAAGTATTGCGTGAAGACTACATCCGTACCGCCAAGGCCAAAGGCCTGTCGCCGGCGCGCGTGGTATTCGTACACGGCCTGCGTAATGCGCTGATCCCGGTACTCACCGTGGTGGGCCTGCAAGTCGGCACCCTGCTGGCCGGTGCGGTCCTCACCGAAACCATCTTCTCGTGGCCTGGCATCGGCAAATGGCTGATCGAAGCCATTGGCGCGCGGGACTACCCGGTGGTGCAAAACGGCATCCTGCTGATCGCCTGCCTGGTGATCCTGGTGAACTTCGTGGTGGATATCCTCTACGGCTTCGCCAACCCACGCATCCGTCACCAGCGCTGA